A DNA window from Christiangramia salexigens contains the following coding sequences:
- a CDS encoding aryl-sulfate sulfotransferase has translation MKIYGSGLLLLFFILILSCSDDEITNTQPKEEKEEIPPEIVEKEIVGNILTNKTEGIQDHLFLVNDAKNDRVYLMNKKAEIEFEWELEHPIGNDCELLDNGQLLAILQAPEPKIPFGGYGGKIQLINPDFSIDWEYNLSSVNEIAHHDVEMLPNGNVLMIVWIKKTLEDAENAGYTGNSAIFPESIYEYNPNSKEVVWRWNSWDHIIQDQDPEKENFGNISESPGKIDINYNIVENGDIMHANGISYDPYKDLIYLSVNFYSEVWVIDHSTTTQEASTATGGNFGKGGDLVYRFGNPEAYKNTAGSRLFHNNHYPNLIQNGEKTNMLLFMNGNNIQQSSVFEFELPDTFKLNSNNDNEPKLIWEFTREDLYSEKVSGAELLSNDNVLISIGSSGAWEVNREGEVLWQFEGEGFYWRMYPYHINSQAIQNLNLDL, from the coding sequence ATGAAAATCTATGGATCAGGTTTATTACTACTATTTTTCATTTTAATATTAAGTTGTTCCGATGATGAGATCACCAACACCCAACCCAAGGAAGAAAAAGAAGAAATACCACCTGAAATCGTCGAAAAAGAAATTGTCGGAAATATTCTAACCAATAAAACTGAAGGAATACAAGATCATCTTTTCCTTGTAAACGATGCCAAAAACGATCGTGTCTACTTGATGAACAAGAAGGCAGAGATCGAATTTGAATGGGAACTGGAACATCCAATCGGGAATGATTGCGAATTACTGGATAATGGTCAATTATTAGCAATTCTTCAGGCTCCGGAACCCAAAATACCCTTTGGAGGTTATGGGGGCAAAATTCAATTAATCAATCCGGATTTCAGTATAGACTGGGAGTACAACCTTTCCAGTGTCAATGAAATAGCGCATCATGATGTAGAAATGCTACCAAATGGTAATGTGCTTATGATCGTCTGGATCAAAAAAACATTAGAAGATGCTGAAAACGCCGGTTACACTGGTAATTCAGCCATTTTTCCCGAAAGCATTTATGAATATAATCCTAACAGCAAGGAAGTCGTATGGCGATGGAATTCATGGGATCACATCATACAGGATCAGGACCCTGAAAAGGAAAACTTTGGTAATATCAGCGAATCTCCCGGAAAAATAGATATCAATTATAATATTGTCGAGAACGGGGATATTATGCATGCTAATGGAATTAGCTATGATCCGTATAAAGACCTCATCTACCTCAGCGTAAATTTTTATAGTGAGGTTTGGGTGATAGACCATAGCACAACTACGCAAGAGGCAAGTACAGCTACTGGAGGCAATTTTGGAAAGGGTGGTGATCTGGTTTATAGATTCGGTAACCCTGAAGCATACAAGAATACTGCCGGGTCCCGATTATTTCACAACAACCACTACCCTAATCTCATTCAAAATGGAGAAAAAACGAACATGCTACTATTTATGAATGGGAACAATATTCAGCAGTCTTCAGTTTTTGAATTCGAATTACCTGATACCTTTAAATTAAATTCAAATAATGATAATGAACCTAAGCTCATCTGGGAATTTACAAGAGAAGATCTTTATTCCGAAAAAGTCTCGGGCGCAGAACTTCTTTCCAATGATAACGTATTGATTTCCATTGGCTCTTCTGGAGCATGGGAGGTAAACCGAGAAGGCGAGGTTTTATGGCAATTTGAAGGCGAAGGATTCTATTGGAGAATGTATCCCTACCACATAAATTCTCAGGCTATCCAAAACTTAAATCTGGATTTATAG
- a CDS encoding UDP-N-acetylmuramate--L-alanine ligase, with product MKLHFIAIGGSAMHSLAIALKEKGYQITGSDDAIFEPSRSRLETHAILPETLGWNENRISSDLDAVILGMHAKADNPELIKAKELGLKIFSYPEFIFEQAKNKTRVVIGGSHGKTSITAMILHVMNYHDKDVDYMVGAALDGLDNPVHLTEDNDFIVIEGDEYLSSTLDKRPKFHLYQPNIALLSGIAWDHINVFPTYENYVEQFRIFIDSIINGGILVYNEEDSELKDLAEQTENPIRKHPYRTPDYHTEGNMTILDVPEGEMPLEIFGKHNLNNLAGAKWICQHMGVDEDDFYEAIATFKGASKRLERIAESESSVIFKDFAHSPSKVKATTAAVKEQFPNRKLIACLELHTYSSLNSDFINEYNGSLDSADEALVFYSPDAVAIKKLDPVDENQIKDAFQKRDLKIFSNSEDFARELNSISLDNSALLLMSSGNYGGLDLDELKGRL from the coding sequence ATGAAACTTCATTTTATTGCCATTGGTGGAAGTGCTATGCATAGTCTTGCCATCGCTCTCAAGGAAAAAGGATATCAAATAACCGGTAGTGATGATGCGATCTTTGAACCTTCAAGATCACGACTTGAAACTCATGCTATCTTACCGGAAACTTTGGGCTGGAATGAAAATAGAATTTCTTCAGACCTTGATGCGGTTATTCTGGGGATGCATGCAAAAGCCGACAATCCTGAGCTTATAAAGGCAAAAGAATTAGGGCTAAAAATTTTTTCTTACCCTGAATTCATATTTGAGCAGGCAAAAAATAAGACCAGAGTGGTTATTGGTGGTTCTCATGGAAAAACCAGTATTACGGCGATGATATTGCATGTGATGAACTATCATGATAAAGATGTTGATTACATGGTAGGAGCGGCGTTAGATGGTCTTGATAATCCTGTACATTTAACAGAGGATAATGACTTTATAGTAATTGAAGGGGATGAATATTTGTCTTCTACATTAGACAAACGGCCTAAATTTCATCTATACCAACCAAATATTGCACTCTTAAGTGGTATTGCCTGGGATCATATCAATGTTTTTCCTACTTATGAAAATTACGTGGAGCAATTTCGCATTTTTATAGATTCTATAATTAATGGAGGGATCCTGGTTTATAACGAAGAAGATTCAGAGCTGAAGGATCTTGCTGAGCAGACTGAAAATCCTATTAGAAAACATCCCTACAGGACTCCAGACTATCATACGGAAGGTAATATGACCATTCTTGATGTTCCGGAAGGTGAAATGCCTCTTGAAATCTTCGGAAAACATAATCTTAATAATCTTGCCGGAGCAAAATGGATATGTCAGCATATGGGTGTTGATGAAGATGATTTCTATGAGGCGATAGCTACCTTTAAGGGAGCCTCTAAGCGACTGGAACGAATAGCTGAATCCGAATCCTCAGTAATATTTAAAGATTTTGCGCATAGTCCATCCAAAGTCAAAGCTACAACGGCTGCGGTTAAAGAACAATTTCCAAATCGAAAATTGATCGCTTGTCTTGAGTTACATACATATAGCAGCTTGAATTCAGATTTTATAAATGAATATAATGGGAGCCTGGATAGTGCAGATGAAGCTCTTGTATTTTATTCTCCCGATGCAGTTGCGATAAAAAAACTTGATCCGGTAGATGAAAACCAGATCAAAGATGCCTTTCAAAAGAGAGATCTTAAAATTTTTAGTAATTCTGAAGATTTTGCGAGAGAATTGAACAGCATCAGTCTGGACAATTCTGCATTGCTATTAATGAGCAGTGGGAATTACGGTGGTTTAGATCTTGATGAACTAAAAGGTAGATTGTAG
- a CDS encoding YjjG family noncanonical pyrimidine nucleotidase, whose product MKLTNINHIFFDLDHTLWDFDKNSELAFREIFANQKLEFDIDEFLEAYVPINFRYWELYRNNSVSKEALRYGRLKESFDALKFETLDSTINEIADDYIKYLPNNNHLLEGSVEVLDYLSKNYMLHIITNGFEEIQQTKMRNSGIHEYFRSITTSEDAGVKKPHPQIFKKALEKGGALPWNSVMIGDNLEADIIGAANYGLKPILIDPANKFPEHDYLRIEKLKELLIYL is encoded by the coding sequence ATGAAATTGACTAATATAAACCACATATTTTTTGATCTTGACCATACATTATGGGATTTCGACAAAAATTCTGAACTCGCCTTCAGGGAAATATTTGCGAACCAAAAGTTAGAATTTGATATAGACGAGTTTTTGGAGGCTTATGTTCCTATTAATTTCAGGTATTGGGAGCTATATCGCAATAATTCTGTTTCTAAGGAAGCATTGAGGTATGGACGGCTTAAAGAGAGTTTCGATGCGCTGAAGTTTGAAACTCTGGATTCTACGATCAATGAAATCGCAGATGATTATATAAAGTATTTGCCAAACAACAATCATCTTCTGGAAGGCAGTGTGGAAGTGCTGGATTATCTTAGTAAGAATTATATGCTTCATATTATTACTAATGGGTTCGAAGAAATTCAGCAAACCAAAATGCGCAATTCCGGCATTCATGAATATTTTAGAAGTATTACAACTTCTGAAGATGCCGGGGTTAAAAAGCCGCATCCTCAGATATTTAAAAAAGCACTTGAAAAAGGAGGTGCTTTACCTTGGAATTCTGTCATGATTGGAGATAATTTGGAAGCTGATATTATTGGTGCTGCAAACTATGGTTTAAAGCCAATACTTATAGATCCCGCAAATAAATTTCCTGAACATGATTACCTGAGAATTGAAAAGTTAAAAGAGCTACTTATTTATTTATAG
- a CDS encoding DUF5723 family protein translates to MWRLVFIISFLSIGFCFAQNRPLLYNVDDLPQALLQNPGTRIDFTKHIGIPFFSQIHLFAGSTGVTAHDIFSDSNPNVNQRVQRVMGKITASDYFSVNEQLEILSFGWQVGQKGYISTGIYQELDIFAYFPKDPAVLAFEGNADYIGRNFEFSDAIFTGEVLTVYHVGFNYKLDAKLSVGGRVKLYSGIFNAESTNNGGVFRTDRTPGGPNFYRHSLEGLDIVVNTSGYASLRDEKDMTVDKAVSELLSRSFFGQNIGMGVDVGFNYRVTEQFAINASIQDLGLMSHQKDVENAHYFGSYETDGLEPLFPELGPNESTIPYWDIFEEELDVNLREETLFNEYNTWRPFKVNASIEFGTGKAILPCDYLIFKKPKYSNLFGMLFSGVNRPKGPTYGVTAYWDRKVTDQTRVRLAYGIDDFSLTKLGFMVSSRFNNFNIYLAANDLIGYTNLAKANSASLQLGMQFIFKD, encoded by the coding sequence ATGTGGAGACTCGTATTTATAATTTCATTTCTTTCCATAGGCTTTTGCTTTGCGCAAAACAGACCGCTTTTGTATAATGTAGATGACTTACCTCAGGCTTTACTTCAAAATCCGGGGACCCGAATAGATTTTACAAAACATATAGGAATACCATTCTTTTCGCAAATTCATTTATTTGCCGGATCCACCGGAGTGACCGCCCATGATATTTTTAGCGACAGTAACCCAAATGTCAATCAGCGTGTACAGCGTGTTATGGGAAAGATTACGGCTTCAGATTATTTTTCGGTGAATGAACAATTGGAAATACTTTCATTTGGATGGCAGGTAGGGCAAAAGGGCTATATCTCTACAGGTATTTATCAGGAGCTGGATATCTTTGCTTACTTTCCAAAGGATCCTGCTGTACTTGCTTTTGAAGGTAATGCAGATTATATAGGCCGAAATTTCGAATTTTCTGATGCTATTTTCACGGGGGAAGTCCTAACCGTATATCACGTAGGTTTCAATTATAAGTTAGATGCAAAATTATCGGTAGGAGGTCGGGTAAAACTTTATTCCGGAATTTTTAATGCAGAAAGTACCAATAATGGAGGTGTGTTTAGAACCGACAGAACCCCGGGTGGGCCTAATTTTTATCGGCATTCGCTGGAGGGGCTGGATATAGTAGTAAATACTTCCGGCTACGCTTCCCTGAGGGACGAAAAAGATATGACAGTAGATAAGGCTGTTTCAGAATTATTAAGCAGATCCTTTTTTGGTCAAAATATAGGGATGGGAGTTGACGTTGGCTTCAATTACCGGGTCACTGAACAATTTGCTATTAATGCATCGATACAGGATCTGGGTTTGATGTCTCATCAGAAAGATGTTGAAAATGCACATTATTTCGGCTCTTATGAAACCGATGGTCTTGAGCCCTTGTTTCCCGAATTAGGGCCTAATGAAAGCACTATTCCCTATTGGGATATATTTGAAGAGGAGCTGGATGTTAACCTAAGGGAAGAAACATTGTTTAATGAATATAATACCTGGAGGCCTTTTAAAGTAAATGCTTCAATCGAATTTGGAACGGGTAAAGCTATTCTTCCCTGTGATTATCTAATTTTTAAAAAACCGAAGTATTCTAACCTCTTCGGAATGCTTTTTTCAGGTGTTAACAGGCCTAAAGGTCCAACTTACGGGGTTACGGCTTACTGGGATAGAAAAGTTACCGATCAAACTAGAGTAAGACTCGCTTACGGAATTGATGATTTTAGCCTGACCAAATTGGGTTTTATGGTATCATCCAGATTTAATAATTTTAATATCTATCTTGCAGCGAATGATCTGATAGGTTATACGAATCTGGCGAAAGCTAATTCAGCCTCACTGCAATTAGGAATGCAATTTATATTTAAAGACTAA
- the radC gene encoding RadC family protein — protein sequence MNKDKENLSIKMWAEDDRPREKLLQKGKLSLSDSELIAILIGSGSRNETAVELAKKILSASSNNLNELGKLSVNQLCKFKGIGPAKAISIVAALELGRRRRLADGLEQVKISSSHSVFEIMQPVIGDLSHEEFWIIYLNNSNKVIEQFQVSKGGITGTLVDVRITLKKALELGAVSLILAHNHPSGNLKASEADKQLTSKLKTAAESLDIKVLDHLIVTEKSYLSFADEGML from the coding sequence ATGAACAAGGATAAGGAAAATCTGAGTATTAAAATGTGGGCGGAAGACGATCGTCCGAGAGAAAAACTGCTGCAAAAAGGTAAGCTTAGTCTAAGTGATTCTGAGTTAATTGCAATACTCATTGGCTCGGGTAGTAGAAATGAAACAGCCGTGGAACTCGCAAAAAAGATTTTGTCTGCATCCAGTAATAATCTCAATGAACTCGGTAAGCTTTCCGTTAATCAGCTATGCAAATTTAAAGGTATTGGGCCAGCCAAGGCAATTAGTATTGTTGCAGCGCTTGAGTTAGGCCGAAGAAGACGACTTGCCGATGGTTTGGAGCAAGTGAAAATCAGTTCTAGTCATTCGGTATTTGAGATCATGCAACCTGTTATCGGAGACCTGTCGCATGAGGAATTCTGGATCATCTATCTCAATAATAGCAATAAGGTGATAGAGCAATTTCAGGTAAGTAAGGGAGGAATAACAGGAACATTGGTGGATGTGCGTATTACTTTAAAAAAGGCTCTTGAGCTCGGGGCAGTGTCACTTATTTTAGCTCATAATCATCCTTCCGGAAATTTAAAGGCCAGTGAAGCAGATAAACAGTTGACTAGTAAATTAAAAACAGCAGCTGAAAGTCTTGATATCAAAGTCCTGGACCACCTTATTGTAACCGAAAAATCCTACCTTAGCTTTGCCGATGAAGGTATGCTTTAA
- a CDS encoding tetratricopeptide repeat protein — translation MLTYLRSLIGVFCLIAFSSHAQNNLNVGVEKLERGEIEQAKSIFLNFKSNPEAVEYLGDIESFKKNWDEAISYYETLVEKEPNNAMYNFKLGGAMGMKAYYGSKLQAGLLLGDIKKYLRRAAELDPEHQEARRALVELYMQLPGILGGSKTIAESYASDLDRINEVDALLADAYIYRTVEYKELAVSKYEEAINLASRKPGLISRNYLNYELGEASAMYEIQLEKGKYFLDEYLKNYGYKDIKSPAWAYLRLAQIARTQNKPDAALKWIDKSLKFDPDFVKAQEEKVRIQRL, via the coding sequence ATGTTAACATATTTAAGGTCACTCATCGGCGTTTTCTGTCTTATTGCCTTTAGCTCTCATGCCCAAAATAATTTAAATGTAGGTGTAGAAAAACTTGAGCGAGGTGAAATCGAGCAAGCCAAGTCTATCTTTTTAAATTTTAAATCTAATCCGGAGGCTGTAGAATATCTTGGCGACATTGAGAGTTTCAAGAAAAATTGGGATGAGGCTATTTCGTACTATGAGACATTGGTTGAAAAAGAGCCTAACAATGCCATGTACAATTTTAAACTTGGTGGAGCCATGGGTATGAAGGCCTATTACGGGTCTAAACTTCAGGCCGGATTGCTGTTGGGGGATATTAAAAAATACCTTCGAAGGGCTGCAGAACTGGATCCAGAACATCAAGAGGCCAGGCGGGCATTAGTGGAATTATATATGCAATTGCCTGGGATATTAGGCGGAAGTAAAACCATCGCAGAAAGTTATGCTTCAGACCTGGATCGAATTAATGAGGTGGACGCTCTTCTTGCAGATGCCTATATCTATAGGACTGTGGAGTATAAGGAGCTTGCTGTATCTAAATATGAGGAGGCTATAAATCTGGCTTCCCGTAAACCCGGTTTGATCTCAAGGAACTATTTAAATTATGAATTGGGAGAAGCCTCGGCTATGTATGAGATCCAACTTGAAAAAGGAAAGTATTTTCTGGATGAGTATCTTAAGAACTATGGTTATAAAGATATAAAATCTCCGGCATGGGCTTATTTGAGACTTGCGCAAATCGCCAGAACCCAAAATAAACCCGATGCTGCACTTAAATGGATAGATAAGTCACTTAAATTTGATCCGGATTTTGTAAAAGCTCAGGAAGAGAAAGTCAGAATTCAACGTCTATAG
- the rlmB gene encoding 23S rRNA (guanosine(2251)-2'-O)-methyltransferase RlmB codes for MQETTRIFGIRAVIEAIESGKAIEKVFIQKGLSGSLFQELNRHLRDANINISYVPIEKLNKLSKGNHQGVVANISPVEFVSLEQFMKITEDSTTTPLFLMLDGVTDVRNFGAIIRTAECCGVTGIIIQEKGSAPINADTVKTSAGAVFNVPICKVNHIKDALFFLQTYDIKIIAATEKTEDLVYDVDFKQPAAIIMGDEAKGVSSSILKTVDYKAKLPMLGSIASLNVSVACGAFLYEAVRQRT; via the coding sequence ATGCAAGAAACCACTAGAATTTTTGGAATAAGAGCCGTAATTGAAGCTATTGAAAGCGGCAAAGCCATTGAAAAGGTTTTTATACAAAAAGGACTTTCCGGATCACTTTTTCAGGAATTGAACCGACACCTTAGGGATGCCAATATTAATATTTCTTATGTCCCGATTGAAAAATTAAACAAATTAAGCAAGGGAAATCACCAGGGTGTGGTTGCCAATATATCTCCGGTAGAATTCGTAAGTCTAGAACAATTTATGAAGATCACAGAAGACTCCACTACTACCCCATTATTCTTAATGCTGGATGGTGTGACCGATGTAAGAAACTTTGGAGCTATAATAAGGACTGCAGAATGCTGCGGAGTAACGGGTATTATTATTCAGGAAAAAGGTTCTGCACCTATTAATGCAGATACGGTTAAAACTTCAGCCGGAGCGGTTTTTAATGTTCCTATTTGTAAGGTAAATCATATTAAAGACGCCCTTTTCTTTCTACAGACCTACGATATTAAAATCATAGCTGCCACAGAGAAAACGGAAGACCTGGTCTATGATGTAGATTTCAAACAACCTGCAGCTATTATTATGGGGGATGAAGCCAAAGGAGTTTCCAGTTCTATTCTTAAAACAGTAGATTACAAAGCAAAATTACCTATGCTTGGCAGTATTGCTTCCTTAAATGTGTCGGTAGCATGTGGCGCTTTCCTATATGAAGCTGTAAGGCAGCGAACTTAA
- a CDS encoding polysaccharide deacetylase family protein, which yields MLGIKIKFTSKIEEFIAHDGAKLSYGKQALGNEFFIQKVDLLLEQGFSELEIKVQPWDETVCFFGVTDASDLPFDIFAASFYLISRYEEYLPHVKDQYGRFPPEESLAVQESFLHKPVVDIWVLKFREVLSSRFPKLEMKERKYKPGTVIESANTFVFKNKGFLRNFIGLLLDLFKLNLGRVADRLQVWIRVKKDPHDIFEDLIQLIKEHRVYMLFMFQLSDFSIHDRNISHNRIPHRAVIKSVADYAKVGLLMGYYAINDIKILRKEKLRMEEIVHSPLENVMNSKFNLSLPENYSNLIELEINNDHSMGYPGIPGFRAGTCTPFLFYDINMEVTTPLKIHPYVFHSSVVETMTKTKLKEDLGKLIGEVKDVQGMFRSVFRNEDFSDYTDKDLYYSILKEIHEID from the coding sequence ATGCTTGGGATTAAAATAAAGTTCACTTCCAAGATAGAAGAGTTTATTGCCCACGATGGCGCCAAATTATCTTATGGGAAACAGGCTTTGGGAAACGAATTTTTTATCCAAAAAGTTGATTTATTGCTGGAACAGGGATTTTCTGAACTGGAAATAAAGGTGCAGCCCTGGGATGAGACGGTTTGTTTTTTTGGAGTAACCGATGCGAGTGACCTTCCTTTCGATATTTTCGCGGCTAGCTTCTACCTTATAAGTCGCTATGAGGAATATCTTCCTCATGTTAAGGATCAATACGGTCGGTTTCCGCCGGAAGAAAGTCTTGCGGTTCAAGAGAGTTTTCTGCATAAACCCGTAGTAGATATCTGGGTTTTAAAATTCAGGGAGGTCTTATCCAGTCGATTTCCTAAACTTGAGATGAAAGAAAGGAAATATAAACCTGGAACGGTTATAGAATCGGCAAACACCTTTGTTTTCAAGAATAAGGGCTTTTTAAGAAACTTTATTGGTCTGTTGTTGGACCTGTTCAAGCTCAATCTAGGAAGGGTGGCAGACAGGCTGCAGGTATGGATAAGAGTTAAAAAAGATCCTCACGATATTTTCGAAGATCTCATCCAGCTTATTAAGGAGCATAGGGTTTATATGCTTTTTATGTTTCAGTTAAGTGACTTTTCAATTCATGACCGTAACATAAGTCATAACAGAATTCCACACAGAGCAGTGATAAAATCTGTTGCAGACTATGCTAAAGTTGGGCTATTAATGGGATATTACGCTATTAATGATATTAAGATACTTAGAAAGGAGAAATTAAGAATGGAAGAGATCGTTCATAGTCCGCTTGAAAATGTGATGAATTCCAAGTTTAATTTAAGCCTTCCTGAGAACTACAGTAATCTGATTGAGTTGGAAATAAATAACGATCACTCCATGGGATATCCTGGAATTCCCGGCTTTAGGGCAGGAACATGTACACCTTTTTTATTTTATGATATTAATATGGAGGTAACCACACCCTTGAAGATACATCCTTATGTCTTCCATTCTTCGGTGGTTGAAACGATGACAAAAACTAAATTGAAAGAAGATCTGGGTAAATTGATAGGCGAGGTAAAAGATGTGCAGGGAATGTTTAGGAGTGTCTTTAGAAATGAAGATTTTTCGGATTACACAGATAAAGATTTATATTATTCCATATTAAAAGAGATCCATGAAATTGACTAA
- a CDS encoding replication-associated recombination protein A encodes MNQPLAERLRPKTLEDYLSQHHLIGKNGALRQQITQGIIPSMIFWGPPGVGKTTLANIIASESGRPFFTLSAISSGVKDVREVIEKAKKSDGLFTTKSPILFIDEIHRFSKSQQDSLLGAVEKGWVTLIGATTENPSFEVISALLSRCQVYILKPFSKQDLNDLLERAIREDKVIAAKKVKLKETEALLRLSGGDARKLLNIFELLVTSEDINVEITNELVLSKVQQNTVLYDKTGEQHYDIISAFIKSIRGSDPNAAIYWLARMIEGGEDVKFIARRLLILASEDIGNANPTALVIANNAFQAVNTIGYPEARIILSQCVTYLATSAKSNASYMAINEAQRLVKKTGNLSVPLAIRNAPTKLMKDLGYGKEYKYAHNHEGNFVAAEFLPDEIKNTTLYQPGNNQRENAQREFLRKRWKTKYGY; translated from the coding sequence ATGAATCAACCTCTGGCTGAAAGACTTCGCCCAAAAACACTCGAAGACTATTTAAGTCAACATCACCTTATTGGGAAAAACGGCGCTTTAAGACAGCAGATCACGCAAGGAATAATCCCTTCCATGATCTTTTGGGGGCCTCCCGGAGTAGGAAAAACCACCTTAGCGAATATCATCGCATCAGAGTCCGGAAGACCATTTTTTACGTTAAGTGCAATTAGCAGTGGTGTTAAGGATGTTCGTGAGGTTATTGAAAAAGCAAAGAAAAGCGATGGTCTTTTTACTACAAAAAGCCCTATCCTGTTCATAGATGAAATTCATAGATTCAGTAAATCACAGCAGGATTCGTTACTCGGTGCTGTAGAAAAAGGCTGGGTAACCCTTATAGGTGCCACCACTGAAAATCCAAGTTTTGAAGTGATTTCGGCATTGCTCTCAAGGTGTCAGGTTTATATTTTAAAACCCTTTTCCAAACAGGATCTGAATGATCTGCTTGAAAGAGCGATAAGAGAAGACAAAGTGATTGCCGCAAAAAAGGTTAAGCTTAAGGAAACCGAGGCTTTATTGAGGTTAAGCGGTGGTGACGCGAGAAAACTACTGAACATATTTGAGCTTTTGGTAACGTCAGAAGATATAAATGTAGAGATCACTAATGAGCTGGTACTTTCTAAGGTGCAACAGAATACAGTACTATATGATAAAACCGGGGAGCAGCACTATGACATCATTTCTGCTTTTATTAAATCCATTAGAGGAAGTGATCCTAATGCAGCAATTTACTGGCTTGCCAGGATGATAGAAGGAGGTGAGGATGTAAAATTCATCGCTAGACGCCTTTTGATCCTTGCGAGTGAGGATATAGGAAATGCTAATCCAACAGCTCTTGTCATTGCTAACAATGCTTTTCAGGCAGTAAATACTATAGGTTATCCGGAAGCTAGAATCATCCTTTCACAATGTGTCACCTATTTAGCGACCTCGGCGAAAAGCAACGCATCCTATATGGCGATCAACGAAGCGCAGAGGTTGGTTAAAAAGACCGGTAATCTTTCAGTCCCACTCGCGATTAGAAATGCACCAACTAAACTTATGAAAGACCTGGGATATGGCAAAGAATATAAATATGCTCATAATCACGAAGGAAATTTTGTTGCAGCGGAGTTCTTACCCGATGAAATTAAAAACACAACTCTTTATCAACCCGGTAATAATCAAAGGGAAAATGCCCAAAGGGAATTTTTAAGAAAGAGATGGAAGACCAAATATGGTTATTGA
- a CDS encoding rhomboid family intramembrane serine protease: MKASSPFVFTTGTIGYPILFVMLIWIVFWAEVRFNVSFNSFGVRPGEIKGLRGILFSPFIHSDIKHLFNNTIPLFVLSLALFYFYRPISWKILIIGLLATGLLTWVIGRPSNHIGASGIIYLLASFLFFKGIFSKFYRLVALSFGVVFLYGGLIWYVAPVDPSISWEGHLSGLITGIVLSLIFRNNIAQPPKYAWQEPDYSEEDDPFMRHFDENGNFIESLPEEEETSETEYHYIYKEKPDKD, from the coding sequence TTGAAAGCATCAAGTCCTTTTGTTTTTACCACGGGAACTATCGGTTATCCTATATTATTTGTAATGCTCATTTGGATCGTATTCTGGGCTGAAGTACGCTTTAATGTCAGTTTCAATAGCTTTGGTGTTAGACCCGGCGAGATCAAAGGCTTGCGAGGTATTCTTTTTTCTCCATTTATTCATTCAGATATTAAACATTTGTTTAATAATACGATCCCCTTATTTGTCCTGTCTCTGGCCTTATTTTATTTCTACAGACCCATTAGCTGGAAAATCCTTATAATTGGTCTTCTGGCTACGGGATTGCTTACATGGGTTATAGGCAGGCCTTCTAATCATATAGGTGCCAGTGGGATCATTTATTTACTTGCCTCCTTTTTATTTTTCAAAGGTATATTTTCAAAATTCTACAGGCTGGTAGCTTTGTCCTTTGGTGTGGTCTTTCTCTATGGAGGTCTAATCTGGTATGTGGCTCCGGTAGATCCTTCAATTTCCTGGGAAGGGCATTTATCAGGCCTTATAACCGGAATTGTGCTCTCTCTGATCTTTCGCAATAATATTGCGCAGCCTCCAAAATATGCATGGCAGGAGCCTGATTATTCAGAAGAGGATGATCCTTTTATGAGGCATTTCGATGAAAATGGTAATTTCATTGAATCCTTACCTGAAGAGGAGGAGACTTCTGAAACTGAGTATCATTATATTTACAAGGAAAAACCGGACAAGGATTAA